In Candidatus Nealsonbacteria bacterium, the sequence CAAAAAGATGGGGTTTTGGTAATTGCAGGTACTGGTTGCGTTGCTCGAGGTTGGAGAGGAAAAAAGCAAGCCCATTCAAGCGCATGGGGATGGTTGGCAGATGAGGGTTCAGCTTTTTTTGTGGGACAGAAGACATTTCAGGTAATTTTTAAAGACCTGGATGGTAGGGGGCCTAAAACATTATTGACAAAATTAACTTTTAAAGAGTTAAAACTAAGAAAAAAAGAAGATTTAGTGGATTTTATTTATTCTAAAAACCCAACTGTGACTGTTCCCCTTTTATCCATTATTTGTGATAAAGCTAGCAAAAGAGGAGATAAAATTGCCAAAAAAATAATGGTTGAGGCAGGACAAGAACTGGTTTTAGCTGCAGAGCCGGTTATTAAAAAATTAAAATTAGAATCTTTGAAATTTCCTTTGGTTTTAGTGGGAGGAATATTTAAATCAAAGATTGTATTAAATAGAGTTAAAAAAGAAATTAAAAAAATAGCCCCTAAAGTTAAATTTATTAGGCCAAAAGAAGAACCCGTAGTGGGCGCAGTAAAATTAGCCATTGAGAGAATGTAATAAGAGACATTAAGAAAAACAAAAAATCGCTTCAAAAGGCGGTTTTTTGTCGTCTACGCGACTTGAATCTTAGCCGAAATTAAAAGTGCCGAAGGTGGGACTCGAACCCACAAGCCCTTGCGGGCAGTAGATTTTGAATCTACCGCGTATACCAGCTCCGCCACTTCGGCAATTCCTTTTTAAATTATCAACTTTTAAGCTAATCGTCAATCTGATTATTCTCTGTAATCGCAGTCTTTATTTGAGCATTTTATTTGTTTTCTTTTTGTTTCAATTAAAGGAAAATTACATTTTGGGCAAATCTTTCCTGTTGGTTTATACCATGTAGCAAAATCACAATTTGGCCAATTTGAACAACCGTAAAATATTTTCCCTTTCTTAGTTCTTTTTTCAACGATTTCTCCTTTTTTACATTTAGGGCATTTTATTCCCAAAGTATTTTTTTTCAAAGGCTCTGTATATTTACATTTTGGGAAATTGGAACAAGCATAAAACTTTCCATATCTACCAAGCTTTATAATAATAGAACCCCCGCACTTTGGACATTTTTTACTGGTTTTTTCATAAGTTAATTTTTTATCAGGGATTTCTTTTTCTTTTTTCTTTAAGTTTTCTTCAAAAGGTATGTAAAATTCTCTTATTACTGGAACCCATTTTTTTTCACCTTTGGCAATTTCGTCTAAATCTTCTTCCATCTTTGCTGTAAAATTAACATCAACAATTTTTGGAAAGTGATTTACCAAAAGGTTATTAACCACTATTCCAATTTCTGTAGGACAAAACCGTTTTTTCTCGTCTTTTTCAATATAATTTCTTTCTTGAATTGTAGATATTATTGGGGCATAAGTTGATGGACGGCCGATTCCATTTTCTTCCAACACTTTAATCAGGGTGGCTTCAGTATATCTCGGAGGAGCTTGGGTAAAATGTTGGGATGGAATTAATTTTATCAACTCCAAAATTTCATTTTTTGTTAAGAAAGGTAATTTATTTTCTTCAAACTTTATAAGGTAAACTTTTAGAAATCCGTCAAATTTTAAGGTTTGTCCGTTAGCTCTGAAAGTGTACTTTTTAGCTCCAATATTTACTTTAACTGAATCAAAAACAGCAGGAGCCATTTGACAAGCAATAAATCTTTTCCAGATTAATTCATACAGTTTTAAAACGTTACGATTTAATTTTGCTTCCTTTTCCAACTTCTCAGGCGTTTTACTTAAATACGTTGGTCTTATTGCTTCATGGGCCTCTTGGGCGGTTTTGCTTTTTGTTTTGTATTTTCTTAAAAATCCTGCCCAATAATTTTTCCCGTAATTTTCAATAATAAATCTTTTAGCACCAAATAAAGCTAAATTAGAAAGATTCAAAGAATCACTTCTGTGATAGGTGATTAAACCCCTTTCGTAGAGATTTTGAGCTATCCGCATTGTTAGTTTTGCAGGAAAGCGGAATCTCCCCCATGACTCTTGTTGAAGAGTAGAAGTCATAAAAGGAGGTAAGGGGTTTTTTTTGGTTTCTTTTTTTTCAATATCAACAACCCTGTATTCAGTCCCTTTTAAATCCTTTATTATTTCTGTTGCTTGTTTTTTTGTTTTAATTTCTAATTTTGGAATTGTT encodes:
- the topA gene encoding type I DNA topoisomerase encodes the protein MKLIVVESPTKSRTLKRFLGKDYQVAATMGHIRDLPEKSFGIDIDKDFTPKYIVIPKRKATITQLKKLAAEAERIYLGMDFDREGEAIAWHLSEILKKKGLKRIVFHEITKSAIKEALKNPRDIDMQLVDAQQTRRILDRIVGYKLSPFLWKKVVRRLSAGRVQSVTVRLVVEREKEIESFVPQEYWSIEALLKKSFGFAQDKQKTENKEQKEFKALLVKKDGKTIPKLEIKTKKQATEIIKDLKGTEYRVVDIEKKETKKNPLPPFMTSTLQQESWGRFRFPAKLTMRIAQNLYERGLITYHRSDSLNLSNLALFGAKRFIIENYGKNYWAGFLRKYKTKSKTAQEAHEAIRPTYLSKTPEKLEKEAKLNRNVLKLYELIWKRFIACQMAPAVFDSVKVNIGAKKYTFRANGQTLKFDGFLKVYLIKFEENKLPFLTKNEILELIKLIPSQHFTQAPPRYTEATLIKVLEENGIGRPSTYAPIISTIQERNYIEKDEKKRFCPTEIGIVVNNLLVNHFPKIVDVNFTAKMEEDLDEIAKGEKKWVPVIREFYIPFEENLKKKEKEIPDKKLTYEKTSKKCPKCGGSIIIKLGRYGKFYACSNFPKCKYTEPLKKNTLGIKCPKCKKGEIVEKRTKKGKIFYGCSNWPNCDFATWYKPTGKICPKCNFPLIETKRKQIKCSNKDCDYRE